A genomic stretch from Pempheris klunzingeri isolate RE-2024b chromosome 23, fPemKlu1.hap1, whole genome shotgun sequence includes:
- the cd68 gene encoding macrosialin has product MRTVVFFFVALCAVSALSLVEDKKSSKPAATMSPGQMFTPATQKSKTTTVKPASTTTTTTTTAQPKPPTNTTTAQPKPTTTTTKPKPPTNTTTAKPIPTNTTTAKPIPTNTTTAKPIPTNTTTAQPKPTTTTTAKPKPPTTTAKPTPPPSPKPTPSANLTVGKYNLTTDKKVICLMAQMALQIRLAKPKDNGTFIIQPSMTTANGGCQQTKANLTLVFKEGFITLMFNKSTADNAVYVDALSFVLNYPLSKGGNAEYKASNKSLHLFTAKVGHSYSCRSESLYMGNGLYLDIQQDRMQAFNLTKSNEFGVSDPCAADKPDYRVAIAVGVTLLVLICIVVVAYLLGRRRRTDGYQSL; this is encoded by the exons ATGAGGACTGTCGTGTTCTTCTTTGTAGCCCTCTGCGCTGTCTCAG CGCTGTCATTGGTCGAAGATAAAAAGAGTTCCAAACCTGCTGCAACCATGTCCCCAGGGCAAATGTTCACACCTGCCACACAGAAATCCAAGACCACCACCGTCAAGCCTgcatccaccaccaccaccaccaccaccaccgcccaGCCTAAAccccccaccaacaccaccaccgcCCAGCCTAaaccaaccaccaccaccaccaagcCTAAAccccccaccaacaccaccaccgcCAAGCCTAtacccaccaacaccaccaccgcCAAGCCTAtacccaccaacaccaccaccgcCAAGCCTAtacccaccaacaccaccaccgcCCAGCCTaaacccaccaccaccaccaccgccaagCCTaaaccccccaccaccactgccAAGCCTACACCCCCACCTTCTCCTAAACCTACTCCCTCCGCCAACTTGACTGTAGGAAAATACAACCtgacaacagacaaaaaagtgATTTGCCTGATGGCTCAGATGGCGCTACAGATCCGACTGGCAAAACCAAAG GACAATGGAACCTTCATTATTCAGCCAAGCATGACCACAGCAAATGGAGGTTGTCAGCAAACCAAGGCCAACCTTACCCTTGTCTTCAAAGAGGGCTTCATCACCCTCATGTTCAACAAG AGCACTGCTGATAATGCTGTCTACGTGGATGCTCTGTCCTTCGTCCTCAACTACCCCTTGAGCAAAGGAG GTAATGCCGAATACAAAGCCAGCAACAAATCCCTGCATCTCTTCACTGCAAAGGTTGGACACTCCTACTCCTGCAGGAGTGAATCTCTCTACATGGGGAACGGACTGTACCTGGACATCCAGCAAGACAGGATGCAGGCTTTCAATCTGACAAAGAGCAATGAGTTTGGCGTGT ctgaCCCCTGTGCGGCCGACAAGCCGGACTACCGCGTTGCCATCGCAGTGGGGGTGACGTTGCTGGTGCTCATTTGCATCGTGGTGGTGGCCTACCTTCTGGGCCGCAGGAGGAGGACCGATGGCTACCAGTCTCTGTAG
- the LOC139223152 gene encoding membrane-spanning 4-domains subfamily A member 4A-like isoform X2 — translation MSTPQGPLVAVTFQRNVHRKLKYLEGEPKALGITQIGLSVYQITSVSVFLAKDLSRLPTDLPLLISSLLVVIAGSMALAAQNLHLPTLRACLGMQIVACGASIFNMICTLVKMEEVPSYCWHYYYDNFTLHYGETCHKIESAHNHFHAEGVVIQVALLAISATLAAYCCKVVNCCAPAPKMPVITVQASSVQQ, via the exons ATGAGCACACCCCAGGGCCCCCTGGTAGCAGTCACCTTCCAGAGGAACGTCCACAGGAAGCTCAAGTACCTGGAGGGGGAACCCAAAGCTCTGggg ATTACCCAGATCGGCCTGAGTGTGTATCAGATCactagtgtgtctgtgtttctggctAAAGACCTGAGTCGTCTGCCCACTGACTTACCTCTGCTGATTTCATCTCTACTG GTGGTGATAGCTGGGAGCATGGCTTTAGCAGCACAGAACCTCCACCTGCCCACA CTGAGGGCCTGTTTAGGGATGCAAATTGTGGCCTGTGGCGCCTCCATCTTCAACATGATCTGCACTCTTGTTAAAATGGAGGAGGTGCCCTCGTACTGTTGGCATTATTACTACGACAACTTCACATTACATTATGGCGAAACCTGCCATAAAATCGAG AGTGCTCACAACCACTTCCATGCTGAGGGTGTAGTCATTCAGGTTGCCCTGCTGGCCATCTCCGCCACCCTGGCAGCCTACTGCTGCAAGGTGGTCAACTGCTGTGCACCGGCTCCAAAGATG CCGGTGATCACGGTACAGGCCTCCTCTGTCCAGCAGTGA
- the LOC139223152 gene encoding membrane-spanning 4-domains subfamily A member 4A-like isoform X1, translating to MADEAALVEEGMSTPQGPLVAVTFQRNVHRKLKYLEGEPKALGITQIGLSVYQITSVSVFLAKDLSRLPTDLPLLISSLLVVIAGSMALAAQNLHLPTLRACLGMQIVACGASIFNMICTLVKMEEVPSYCWHYYYDNFTLHYGETCHKIESAHNHFHAEGVVIQVALLAISATLAAYCCKVVNCCAPAPKMPVITVQASSVQQ from the exons ATGGCAG ATGAAGCAGCACTTGTGGAGGAAGGCATGAGCACACCCCAGGGCCCCCTGGTAGCAGTCACCTTCCAGAGGAACGTCCACAGGAAGCTCAAGTACCTGGAGGGGGAACCCAAAGCTCTGggg ATTACCCAGATCGGCCTGAGTGTGTATCAGATCactagtgtgtctgtgtttctggctAAAGACCTGAGTCGTCTGCCCACTGACTTACCTCTGCTGATTTCATCTCTACTG GTGGTGATAGCTGGGAGCATGGCTTTAGCAGCACAGAACCTCCACCTGCCCACA CTGAGGGCCTGTTTAGGGATGCAAATTGTGGCCTGTGGCGCCTCCATCTTCAACATGATCTGCACTCTTGTTAAAATGGAGGAGGTGCCCTCGTACTGTTGGCATTATTACTACGACAACTTCACATTACATTATGGCGAAACCTGCCATAAAATCGAG AGTGCTCACAACCACTTCCATGCTGAGGGTGTAGTCATTCAGGTTGCCCTGCTGGCCATCTCCGCCACCCTGGCAGCCTACTGCTGCAAGGTGGTCAACTGCTGTGCACCGGCTCCAAAGATG CCGGTGATCACGGTACAGGCCTCCTCTGTCCAGCAGTGA